Proteins co-encoded in one Gossypium arboreum isolate Shixiya-1 chromosome 11, ASM2569848v2, whole genome shotgun sequence genomic window:
- the LOC108473765 gene encoding sucrose nonfermenting 4-like protein, which translates to MFASGSETGHENRGVSRPLLVPMRFIWPYGGSRVFLTGSFTRWSEHIPMSPMEGCPTVFQVICSLSPGYHQFKFFVDGEWRHDERQPFVNGNYGVVNTVFIARELDVVSPSLSPEAPSRSHMDVDDVFIRSEPVPTISDADLEVSRQRAATFLSRHTAYELLPDSSKVIALDVNIAVKQAFHILHEQGIPMAPLWDSFKGQFVGVLSALDFILILRELGNHGSNLTEEELETHTISAWKEGKVHLSRQIDGNARSYPRCLVHAGPYDSLKDVVLKILRSKVAMVPIIHSASQDGSFPQLLNLATLSEVLKCILRHFKHSSSSLPILQQPVCSIPLGTWVPKIGESNGQLLAMLRPNASLGAALSLLVQANVSSIPIVDENDSLLDVYSRSDITALAKDKAYAQIRLDEMSIHQALQLCQDANSINGQRCQMCLRSDTLHKVMERLASPGVRRLVIVEAGSKRVEGIISLSDVFRFLLGV; encoded by the exons ATGTTTGCTTCTGGTTCAGAAACTGGCCATGAAAACAGGGGAGTTTCGAGGCCACTTTTGGTTCCAATGCGCTTCATCTGGCCTTATGGGGGAAGTAGAGTGTTTCTAACTGGTTCTTTTACTAG GTGGTCAGAGCATATACCGATGTCTCCAATGGAGGGTTGCCCCACTGTATTTCAAGTAATTTGTAGCCTGAGTCCTGGATATCATCAG TTTAAGTTTTTTGTTGATGGTGAATGGCGGCATGATGAGCGGCAACCCTTTGTAAATGGTAATTATGGTGTGGTTAACACTGTCTTTATAGCTAGGGAACTGGATGTGGTTTCTCCAAGTCTTAGTCCTGAGGCCCCGAGTAGATCCCACATGGATGTTGATGATGTTTTTATTCGTTCG GAACCAGTTCCAACTATATCAGATGCAGATTTAGAAGTCTCTCGGCAGCGTGCAGCCACTTTCTTGTCAAGACATACCGCGTATGAGTTGCTTCCGGACTCAAGCAAG GTTATTGCCTTGGATGTCAATATAGCTGTGAAGCAAGCATTCCATATTCTGCATGAACAG GGAATCCCCATGGCTCCTCTCTGGGATTCTTTCAAGGGCCAGTTTGTTGGAGTTCTTAGTGCGCTGGACTTCATTCTTATCCTAAGAGAG TTGGGGAATCATGGTTCGAATTTGACAGAGGAAGAATTAGAGACACACACAATATCAGCTTGGAAAGAGGGAAAGGTGCATCTCAGCAGACAAATTGATGGCAATGCAAGATCATACCCTAGATGTCTTGTTCAT GCTGGGCCTTATGATTCGTTGAAGGATGTTGTGCTGAAGATTTTAAGAAGTAAGGTGGCAATGGTTCCCATCATTCATTCTGCTTCACAGGATGGTTCATTTCCACAACTGCTAAATCTTGCCACCTTGTcggaagtactaaaat GTATATTGagacattttaaacattcatctagttccttgcCCATTCTTCAACAACCAGTTTGTTCAATTCCCTTGGGTACTTGGGTACCGAAAATTGGGGAATCAAATGGTCAGTTGTTGGCAATGCTGCGACCAAATGCCTCTCTTGGTGCTGCCTTATCACTGTTAGTTCAAG CCAATGTAAGTTCCATACCAATAGTGGATGAAAATGACTCATTGCTTGACGTATATTCACGGAG TGATATAACTGCTTTGGCAAAGGATAAAGCTTACGCACAAATTCGTCTTGACGAAATGAGTATTCATCAG GCATTGCAACTGTGTCAAGATGCAAATTCTATCAATGGACAAAGATGTCAGATGTGTCTACGGTCAGATACTCTGCACAAAGTGATGGAGCGGTTGGCGAGTCCTG GGGTTAGGAGACTTGTGATTGTGGAAGCCGGCAGCAAGCGAGTAGAAGGAATCATTTCATTGAGTGATGTGTTTAGGTTCTTGCTTGGTGTTTAG
- the LOC108472435 gene encoding 40S ribosomal protein S27-2-like: MGLQNDIDLLNPPAELEKKKHKLKRLVQTPNSFFMDVKCQGCFNITTVFSHSQTVVVCGNCQTVLCQPTGGKARLTEGCSFRKKGD, encoded by the exons ATG GGTCTCCAAAACGACATCGATTTGCTCAATCCTCCAGCagaacttgagaagaagaagcACAAACTCAAGCGTCTAGTCCAGACTCCCAATTCCTTCTTCATG GATGTGAAATGTCAAGGCTGCTTCAACAT AACAACTGTGTTTAGCCACTCTCAAACTGTGGTGGTGTGTGGCAATTGCCAGACTGTTCTCTGCCAGCCTACAGGAGGTAAAGCTAGACTCACCGAGGGGTGCTCTTTCAGGAAAAAGGGTGACTGA
- the LOC108471701 gene encoding uncharacterized protein LOC108471701 codes for MTYRELYQNLFDAHVVFPFYLKPMQPPFSKWYDANAQCEYHAGISGHMIENCTAFKKLVERFIKMGIVKFDDPTGPNVAGNPLPNHSDKAINAIIENGRKRAKIDVAEVKTSLRWVWKKMVEEGLVTQDLGEKPKGAKYYYEFHDEEGHEIQKCNEFRALVQRLMENKEIGFFEYTESLEGEDVCVSEGGISEVEVPTVPKVIIQKPIAFPYKDSKNVHWNYDCNVTIPEKKNPVGTSEEGQDEGFYTRSGRHYTPNTKAESVKGKSVVVEQRREKTTRPESPVNEPVTEKEAKEFLKFLKHSEHSVVEQLHKQPAHISVLALLLSSETYRSALMKVLNETYVADDISINKLDRLVNNISADNFIFFNDDEIPPGGMRSTKALHITTRCKGHVFPGALIDNGSALNVLPLSTLNRLPVDSSNMKTCQNIVRAFDGTEKKVMGRIEIPLLIVPNTYEVDFLVMDIKPLYNCPLGRP; via the exons ATGACGTATAGGGAGCTTTACCAGAATCTGTTCGATGCACATGTTGTGTTCCCATTTTACCTAAAACCCATGCAACCTCCATTTTCCAAGTGGTATGACGCAAACGcgcaatgcgaataccatgcaggaaTCTCGGGACACATGATTGAGAACTGCACTGCTTTCAAAAAATTAGTTGAAAGGTTCATAAAGATGGGCATTGTAAAGTTCGATGATCCCACAGGACCTAATGTGGCAGGGAATCCGTTACCCAATCATTCAGACAAAGCGATAAACGCGATAATTGAAAATGGAAGGAAGAGAGCCAAGATAGACGTAGCAGAGGTGAAGACTTCGTTGAGATgggtttggaagaaaatggtggaagaAGGTTTAGTTACACAAGATTTAGGGGAAAAGCCTAAAGGAGCAAAGTACTACTATGAATTCCACGACGAGGAGGGGCATGAGATCCAAAAGTGCAATGAATTCAGGGCACTGGTACAGAGATTAATGGAAAATAAAGAGATTGGATTCTTTGAGTATACTGAGAGCCTAGAAGGAGAAGATGTATGCGTTTCAGAAGGAGG AATCAGTGAAGTGGAAGTACCGACTGTGCCAAAGGTCATAATCCAAAAGCCCAttgctttcccttataaagatagcaagaATGTGCATTGGAACTATGACTGTAACGTGACAATCCCGGAAAAGAAAAACCCAGTTGGCACTTCAGAGGAAGGTCAAGATGAAGGTTTCTATACACGAAGTGGAAGGCATTATACCCCGAATACAAAAGCAGAATCAGTTAAAGGAAAATCCGTGGTTGTTGaacaaagaagggaaaagacAACCAGACCAGAATCACCTGTCAATGAGCCTGTGACTGAAAAAGAGGctaaggaattcttaaaattcttgaAGCACAGTGAGCATAGCGTTGTGGAACAGTTGCACAAACAGCCAGCTCACATATCGGTACTAGCCTTGCTCTTAAGCTCAGAAACATACCGCAGTGCATTGATGAAAGTgttaaatgaaacatatgttgcGGATGATATCTCTATTAACAAACTCGATCGTCTGGTCAATAACATCAGTgctgataattttattttctttaatgatgatgaaataccaccggGAGGTATGAGATCTACAAAGGCCCTGCATATCACCACTCGTTGCAAAGGACACGTGTTTCCGGGGGCACTGATTGATAATGGATCAGCGTTGAATGTCCTGCCCTTATCCACATTAAATAGATTGCCAGTGGACAGCTCTaacatgaagacatgtcaaaacATAGTAAGAGCATTTGACGGTACTGAAAAAAAAGTGATGGGAAGAATCGAGATACCTCTCTTGATTGTCCCAAATACATACGAGGTGGACTTCttggtaatggatatcaagccttTGTATAATTGCCCGTTGGGGAGGCCGTGA